Proteins encoded by one window of Emticicia oligotrophica DSM 17448:
- a CDS encoding DUF6807 domain-containing protein has product MKKIFLLFSLVPAVVFGQTKPVKLVRDDANKKVDVLVDGKPFTSYIYPGPEVLKKAVLYPVRTSEGTLITRGWPMDPRPGERIDHPHHVGVWFNYEDVNGHDFWNNSNTPPNPKGVYGTIVHTGIKSVKSGTNKGSLVVTADWLDKDGKIMLKETTTYIFQGTDKQRITDRITTLTAADKEVTFKDVKDGAFAIRLARQLEHPSNKAEVFTDASGVATKVPVLDNTGITGSYRNKEGIEGEDTWAKRSDWVNLRGKIGDEKISVAIIDHPKNVGYPTYWHSRGYGLFSANPFGQKVFSNGKEELNFKLAPKQSTIMRFRLVVTSGEVSDAEMNKLTADFAKVQ; this is encoded by the coding sequence ATGAAAAAAATCTTTTTGCTTTTTTCACTTGTTCCTGCTGTAGTTTTCGGTCAGACAAAGCCCGTAAAACTCGTGCGTGATGATGCCAATAAGAAAGTGGATGTGTTGGTTGATGGGAAGCCCTTTACTTCATACATCTATCCAGGCCCTGAAGTGCTAAAAAAAGCAGTTTTGTATCCTGTTCGTACTTCTGAAGGCACACTGATTACGCGTGGTTGGCCAATGGACCCACGTCCGGGCGAGCGTATCGACCACCCGCATCATGTAGGAGTATGGTTTAATTATGAAGATGTAAATGGCCATGATTTTTGGAATAACTCAAATACACCTCCTAATCCGAAAGGGGTTTACGGAACAATCGTTCATACAGGTATTAAATCAGTAAAATCAGGTACAAATAAAGGTTCATTAGTAGTTACGGCCGATTGGTTGGATAAAGATGGAAAAATAATGTTGAAAGAAACTACAACTTATATTTTCCAAGGTACTGATAAACAACGCATTACTGACCGTATTACTACTTTAACGGCGGCTGATAAAGAGGTGACCTTCAAAGATGTGAAAGATGGGGCATTTGCTATCCGCTTAGCTCGCCAGCTTGAGCACCCATCAAATAAAGCAGAGGTCTTTACTGATGCAAGTGGTGTAGCTACGAAAGTACCAGTGCTTGATAATACAGGAATTACGGGAAGTTACCGAAACAAAGAAGGAATTGAAGGTGAAGATACTTGGGCAAAACGCTCTGATTGGGTGAACCTTCGTGGTAAAATTGGCGATGAGAAAATTTCAGTAGCTATCATCGACCACCCTAAAAATGTGGGTTATCCAACCTACTGGCACTCACGTGGATATGGGCTTTTCTCTGCAAATCCATTCGGTCAAAAGGTGTTTTCTAATGGTAAAGAAGAACTTAATTTTAAACTTGCTCCAAAACAGTCAACAATCATGCGTTTTCGCTTAGTGGTAACTTCGGGTGAAGTTTCAGATGCAGAAATGAATAAATTAACTGCTGATTTTGCTAAAGTGCAGTGA
- a CDS encoding iron-containing alcohol dehydrogenase gives MFNNFVYQNPVKILFGKGQIAQLGKQIPTEAKILLTYGGGSIFQNGVYEQVKKALEGRNVVEFGGIEANPTYETLMQAVELGRQEQITFLLAVGGGSVLDGTKFIAAAIPFEGEDAWQIVTGKEKYKTAIPLGAVLTLPATGSEMNYYAVISKKSTQEKKGMGGPLVYPKFSILDPETTYSLPPRQIANGIADAFTHVMEQYMTYPVDAQIQDRFAESVLQTLIEVATKTLENPTDYEARANFMWAATVALNGWIGLGVPQDWATHQIGHEITAFHGVDHARTLAVVLPHLLKFKEVDKRAKLIQYAKRVWNLSGTDDELVAGAIQKTGAFYESLGLPIKASEYGVNQETIAKIKQRFIERGVNFGEKADITPEAVEQILAMSIA, from the coding sequence ATGTTCAATAATTTTGTCTATCAAAATCCAGTAAAAATACTTTTCGGCAAAGGTCAGATTGCCCAATTAGGCAAGCAAATTCCAACTGAAGCCAAAATCCTACTCACCTACGGCGGTGGAAGCATTTTCCAAAATGGTGTTTATGAACAAGTAAAAAAAGCTCTCGAAGGCCGAAACGTCGTTGAGTTTGGTGGTATTGAAGCCAATCCTACCTACGAAACCCTCATGCAAGCAGTTGAGCTTGGGCGTCAAGAGCAAATCACATTTTTGTTGGCAGTTGGTGGTGGTTCGGTACTCGATGGCACGAAGTTTATTGCTGCCGCTATTCCTTTTGAGGGAGAAGATGCTTGGCAAATTGTAACTGGAAAGGAAAAATATAAAACAGCCATTCCGTTGGGGGCGGTGCTTACATTACCAGCCACAGGTTCGGAAATGAACTACTATGCAGTAATTAGCAAGAAATCTACGCAAGAAAAGAAAGGAATGGGCGGGCCATTGGTTTATCCTAAATTTTCAATTCTAGACCCGGAAACTACCTATTCATTGCCTCCACGACAAATTGCCAACGGTATTGCTGATGCCTTCACACACGTGATGGAACAGTATATGACCTACCCTGTCGATGCTCAAATCCAAGACCGTTTTGCAGAATCGGTTTTACAAACACTCATTGAGGTTGCCACTAAAACTCTCGAAAATCCTACTGACTACGAAGCTCGTGCCAATTTCATGTGGGCGGCAACGGTAGCACTCAATGGTTGGATTGGATTAGGTGTACCTCAAGATTGGGCAACTCACCAAATTGGACATGAAATTACGGCATTCCATGGGGTTGACCATGCCCGTACACTGGCAGTTGTGCTTCCGCATTTATTAAAATTCAAAGAAGTTGACAAGAGAGCTAAACTCATTCAATATGCCAAAAGAGTTTGGAATTTAAGTGGTACGGATGATGAATTAGTGGCAGGAGCTATTCAGAAAACAGGAGCGTTTTATGAATCATTGGGCTTACCAATCAAAGCTTCTGAATATGGTGTTAATCAAGAAACTATTGCTAAAATTAAGCAAAGATTCATTGAAAGAGGTGTCAATTTTGGCGAAAAAGCCGATATTACCCCTGAAGCTGTTGAACAGATTTTAGCAATGAGTATTGCGTAA
- a CDS encoding methyltransferase RsmF C-terminal domain-like protein, whose amino-acid sequence MNLPENFISQMQHLLGVEEYQAFAESLEKEAPTAIRLNPHKQLSTETLFGQELEAVKWNADGHYLAQRPIFTLDPAFHAGAYYVQEASSMFVAEAIKQTLDLKQPLKVLDLCAAPGGKTTLLASMLNENSLLVANEVIKSRIAPLKENLEKWGFPNYIVSNHDPEELIDLEGFFDLVLTDAPCSGEGLFRKDPKARNEWSVDSVQLCSARQKRILQAAAMLVAPNGYLCYSTCTYNEKENQENAKWLTQTADFEEVKLNIPADWQVVEKGMGYQFFPHRTKGEGFYLAVFKKTQGAKTEARGKIKFNRLPQRKVELLKKWLEKPENFEFYEKPEGSIVAIPAKLTNEYATLFRTLQKRSSGFEIGQFKGEDFIPSHDLALSTAISPKLPAIELSKEDALKFLKKEHINIENAQNGWLLTRYQGLNLGFIKVIGDRMNNYLPKEWRIRMDIPE is encoded by the coding sequence ATGAATTTACCCGAAAATTTTATAAGTCAAATGCAACACCTTTTAGGTGTAGAAGAATATCAAGCATTCGCTGAAAGTCTTGAAAAAGAAGCTCCAACAGCCATTAGGCTCAATCCGCACAAACAACTTTCTACCGAAACTTTATTTGGCCAAGAACTTGAGGCTGTCAAATGGAATGCAGATGGCCATTATTTAGCTCAAAGACCAATTTTTACGCTCGATCCTGCTTTCCATGCGGGAGCGTATTATGTGCAAGAAGCTTCTTCAATGTTTGTGGCAGAAGCCATCAAACAAACATTAGATTTAAAACAACCCCTTAAAGTTTTAGACCTTTGTGCCGCACCCGGGGGAAAAACCACGCTTCTAGCTTCTATGCTCAATGAAAATAGCCTATTAGTGGCTAACGAAGTGATTAAAAGTAGAATTGCTCCTCTAAAAGAAAATCTCGAAAAATGGGGTTTCCCAAACTATATTGTAAGTAATCATGACCCAGAAGAATTAATCGACTTAGAAGGGTTTTTCGATTTAGTACTAACCGATGCTCCGTGTTCAGGAGAGGGTCTTTTCAGAAAAGACCCAAAAGCAAGAAACGAATGGTCGGTTGATAGTGTGCAGCTTTGCTCAGCACGTCAAAAACGTATTTTACAAGCAGCAGCTATGCTCGTTGCTCCCAATGGGTACTTATGTTATTCTACTTGTACCTACAACGAAAAAGAAAATCAAGAAAATGCCAAATGGCTTACACAAACGGCTGATTTTGAAGAAGTAAAGCTTAATATACCAGCCGACTGGCAAGTGGTAGAAAAAGGTATGGGTTATCAGTTTTTCCCTCATCGCACGAAAGGCGAAGGTTTTTATTTAGCTGTCTTTAAAAAAACTCAAGGGGCTAAAACCGAAGCCCGAGGTAAAATCAAATTCAATCGTTTACCACAAAGAAAAGTTGAATTATTAAAGAAATGGTTAGAAAAACCAGAAAACTTTGAATTTTACGAAAAGCCCGAAGGTTCGATTGTTGCCATTCCTGCTAAACTCACCAATGAATATGCCACTCTTTTCAGAACTTTACAAAAACGTTCGTCTGGCTTTGAAATTGGACAATTTAAAGGTGAAGACTTTATCCCAAGTCATGATTTGGCCTTAAGCACGGCCATTTCACCAAAACTACCTGCGATAGAGTTATCAAAAGAAGATGCTCTTAAATTCTTAAAAAAAGAGCATATAAATATAGAGAACGCTCAAAACGGTTGGCTATTAACTCGCTATCAAGGTTTAAATTTAGGATTCATAAAAGTAATTGGTGATAGAATGAATAATTATTTGCCCAAAGAATGGCGAATAAGAATGGATATCCCCGAATGA
- the rpsB gene encoding 30S ribosomal protein S2 — MAQLEYKELLDAGVHFGHLTRKWDPKMAPYIFMEKNGIHIIDLNKTLACLQDAQEVVKGIVRSGRKIMFVATKKQAQEIVSEEARRLKMPYVTERWLGGMLTNFATIKKSLKKLQNVERMLKDEATAKNIAKRERLMLDRERIKLERLLGGVSDLSRLPAALFIVDVKREHLAVAEAHRLGIPVIAICDTNSNPEAVEYPIPANDDAYKSVALITLAIGKAIEEGIMERKLDKDNAALQEEEDAKRAVDEAKAIISAPEEAAAPAQEETEA, encoded by the coding sequence ATGGCACAATTAGAATACAAAGAATTATTAGATGCAGGTGTACACTTTGGTCACCTTACCCGTAAATGGGATCCCAAAATGGCTCCATATATTTTCATGGAGAAAAACGGAATCCATATCATCGACCTTAACAAAACTCTTGCTTGTTTACAAGATGCACAAGAAGTTGTAAAAGGTATCGTTCGTTCTGGCCGTAAAATCATGTTCGTAGCTACTAAGAAACAAGCTCAAGAAATCGTTTCTGAAGAAGCTCGTCGCTTGAAAATGCCATACGTAACTGAGCGTTGGTTAGGTGGTATGCTTACAAACTTTGCAACTATCAAAAAATCTTTGAAGAAATTGCAAAATGTAGAGCGTATGTTGAAAGACGAAGCTACTGCTAAAAATATCGCTAAGCGTGAGCGTCTAATGTTAGACCGTGAGCGTATCAAATTAGAGCGTTTATTAGGTGGTGTTTCTGACCTTTCAAGACTTCCAGCTGCATTATTTATCGTTGACGTTAAGCGTGAACACCTTGCAGTTGCTGAAGCACACCGTTTAGGTATTCCAGTAATCGCTATCTGTGATACTAACTCTAACCCTGAAGCGGTTGAGTACCCAATCCCAGCAAATGATGATGCTTACAAATCAGTAGCTTTAATCACTTTGGCTATCGGTAAGGCAATCGAAGAAGGTATCATGGAGCGTAAACTTGACAAAGATAACGCTGCATTACAAGAAGAAGAAGATGCAAAGCGTGCAGTTGATGAAGCAAAAGCAATCATTTCTGCTCCAGAAGAAGCAGCTGCCCCTGCACAAGAAGAAACAGAAGCTTAA
- a CDS encoding malectin domain-containing carbohydrate-binding protein has protein sequence MKKIIAFGMCMLFCTISSVNAQSCNCSRTISASGVYNGQTMNVQPGEVICIQAGNYSLLRFVNFIGTASQPIIFKNCGGQVTIAHNQYYGALDFLGSKYFKVTGSGSANIPYGFLIAGTGANASGLSVAGLSTNCEIERVEVKNTGFAGMLIKTDPNCDSSTWRSNFTMTDVSIHDNYVHDTGGEGLYVGSSFYNGKSITCNGQTITVFPHLIEKLKIYNNIIANTGADGLQYSCAPQAEVYNNSISNYGIAPFEAFQNNGIQLGAVSGKFYGNKIKSGTGNGIQITQPIGDISVYNNVVESAGQSALFSDDRSSTNNILITNNTFVKSPIELLKIYGNTSTKKIYNNILAESATNVYVTYGLGATADEKNNLKVSSTANVDFVSSTDFHLKINSPAVNTGINPQFSSLSTDIEGNQRPSGGFYDMGAYESMVNPPILAPISDKNLSANTALSFNISASDPDGGTPSLTASSLPSYAKFTDNGNGTGTFTATPQSTNTTFNVTFTASDATGGVSNRTIQVRLYASLPTSQQTMYRINAGGEGLTDNNGILTEDSNTKPSNYTNVTAAGSVSGTSSVTTNQTGLPNQVFQTFRRDSQTGDDMRWNFPVYYDAGWYMLNLYFIESVSSANRVFNIIVEGNNVAPNFDIKAAAGVRVALKKSYYIYVADGAMNIQFQRILDNPLVSAIEVVSLGTGTPPNARVRTSNQSNNDDFQEYYEIASNNYSNEVAEVTENPVEIVTYPNPVQDVLYLNTNNTTEPLKVTLINMRGNILWEGTLNDGNTQNSIPFAQYTAGTYDVVVNNDQKRWVNKIVKL, from the coding sequence ATGAAAAAAATAATTGCTTTTGGGATGTGTATGCTATTCTGTACAATTTCAAGCGTAAACGCACAATCTTGTAACTGTAGCCGAACAATTTCGGCAAGTGGTGTCTACAACGGACAAACTATGAATGTTCAACCAGGTGAAGTCATCTGTATTCAAGCTGGAAACTATTCACTATTAAGGTTTGTCAATTTCATCGGAACTGCGTCTCAACCTATCATCTTTAAAAACTGCGGTGGACAAGTTACCATTGCTCACAATCAATATTATGGAGCTTTAGACTTTTTAGGTTCTAAATATTTCAAAGTTACTGGAAGTGGAAGTGCTAATATTCCGTACGGTTTTTTAATCGCTGGAACTGGTGCTAATGCTAGTGGCCTTTCAGTCGCCGGTTTAAGTACAAACTGTGAAATCGAACGTGTAGAAGTAAAAAATACTGGCTTCGCAGGTATGCTCATTAAAACCGACCCTAATTGTGACTCTAGCACGTGGAGAAGCAACTTCACTATGACTGATGTTTCGATTCATGACAATTACGTGCATGATACTGGTGGCGAAGGTTTATACGTAGGTAGTAGCTTCTACAATGGAAAAAGCATTACCTGTAATGGTCAAACAATCACTGTATTTCCTCACTTGATAGAGAAATTAAAAATCTACAATAATATTATTGCTAATACAGGTGCTGACGGGCTTCAATATTCATGTGCTCCTCAAGCAGAGGTTTATAATAATTCTATTAGCAATTATGGCATTGCACCTTTCGAAGCATTTCAAAACAATGGTATCCAATTAGGAGCTGTAAGTGGTAAATTCTACGGTAATAAAATCAAATCTGGTACTGGTAATGGTATCCAAATTACACAACCGATAGGTGATATATCAGTATATAATAATGTAGTTGAAAGTGCTGGTCAAAGTGCTTTATTCAGTGATGATCGTAGTTCAACTAATAATATATTGATTACGAATAATACCTTCGTAAAATCTCCAATCGAACTTTTAAAAATTTATGGTAATACAAGTACAAAAAAGATATACAACAACATTTTAGCAGAATCAGCTACCAATGTATATGTAACATACGGACTTGGTGCAACTGCTGATGAAAAAAATAATTTGAAAGTAAGTAGCACTGCTAATGTAGACTTTGTAAGCTCAACTGATTTCCATCTTAAAATCAATTCACCTGCGGTAAATACGGGAATAAACCCTCAATTTAGTAGCCTTTCAACTGATATTGAAGGAAATCAAAGACCTAGTGGTGGTTTCTACGACATGGGAGCTTATGAATCAATGGTAAATCCACCAATCTTAGCTCCCATTAGCGATAAAAATTTATCTGCAAATACTGCATTATCATTCAATATTTCGGCATCTGACCCAGATGGAGGCACTCCAAGCCTAACAGCATCGAGCCTTCCTTCTTATGCTAAATTCACTGATAATGGTAATGGAACTGGCACATTTACTGCTACTCCGCAATCAACAAATACTACATTTAATGTAACATTTACTGCTTCTGATGCAACTGGTGGTGTAAGTAATCGTACGATTCAAGTTCGCCTTTATGCAAGTTTACCAACTAGCCAGCAAACTATGTATAGAATCAACGCTGGTGGCGAAGGACTTACTGACAACAATGGCATACTTACAGAAGATAGCAACACAAAACCTTCAAACTATACAAACGTTACGGCTGCTGGAAGCGTAAGTGGTACTAGTAGCGTAACAACTAATCAAACAGGCTTACCTAATCAAGTATTTCAGACTTTCAGACGTGATAGCCAAACTGGTGATGATATGCGTTGGAACTTCCCCGTTTATTACGATGCTGGTTGGTATATGTTAAATCTATATTTTATAGAAAGTGTAAGTTCAGCAAATAGAGTATTCAACATCATCGTTGAAGGAAATAATGTAGCTCCAAACTTTGATATTAAAGCAGCAGCAGGTGTTAGAGTTGCTTTGAAAAAAAGTTACTATATTTATGTAGCTGATGGAGCAATGAATATCCAATTCCAAAGAATTTTAGATAACCCACTTGTTTCAGCTATAGAAGTGGTTTCATTGGGAACAGGTACTCCTCCAAATGCTCGTGTAAGAACTTCAAATCAGTCTAATAATGATGATTTCCAAGAATACTACGAAATTGCAAGCAACAATTATTCTAACGAGGTTGCTGAAGTTACAGAAAACCCTGTGGAAATAGTGACTTATCCTAACCCTGTTCAAGATGTACTTTACTTAAATACTAATAATACCACAGAACCTCTTAAAGTTACTTTAATCAACATGAGAGGAAACATCTTGTGGGAAGGTACTTTAAACGATGGAAATACCCAAAATAGTATTCCTTTCGCACAATACACTGCCGGTACTTATGATGTTGTTGTAAATAATGACCAAAAACGCTGGGTTAATAAAATCGTAAAATTATAA
- the tsf gene encoding translation elongation factor Ts, whose product MNITAADVNKLRQMTGAGMMDCKKALTEAEGDFDKAVEILRKAGQKVAAKRADNETNEGVVLIDVSDSGKSAKILALACETEPVSKVESFRELANEILQVGVKHHTKDKETLLTLATSDGRTVEERIVELVGKIGEKIVITEFQHVEAEQVVSYAHSTGKLGVLVAFDNTQGNDVTEVGKDVAMQIAAMKPVGLDKDDVDPAIVQKEIEIGMEVARQEGKPEAMLEKIAMGKLGKFYKENTLLNQEFVKDNSITIAQLLEKTVKGLKITAFKRVQI is encoded by the coding sequence ATGAATATCACAGCAGCAGATGTAAACAAACTCCGTCAAATGACAGGAGCGGGTATGATGGACTGTAAAAAAGCTTTGACAGAAGCTGAAGGCGACTTCGACAAAGCAGTTGAAATACTCCGTAAAGCTGGACAAAAAGTTGCAGCAAAACGTGCTGATAACGAAACAAACGAAGGTGTAGTATTAATTGACGTAAGCGATAGCGGTAAGAGTGCTAAAATTTTAGCTTTAGCTTGTGAAACAGAACCAGTTTCTAAAGTTGAATCATTCCGTGAATTAGCTAACGAAATTTTACAAGTAGGCGTTAAACACCATACTAAAGATAAAGAAACTTTATTAACTCTTGCTACTTCTGATGGCCGTACAGTTGAAGAGCGTATCGTTGAGCTAGTAGGTAAAATCGGTGAGAAAATCGTTATCACTGAGTTCCAACACGTAGAAGCTGAGCAAGTAGTATCTTATGCTCACTCAACTGGTAAATTAGGTGTATTGGTTGCGTTTGATAACACACAAGGTAATGATGTGACTGAAGTTGGTAAAGACGTAGCGATGCAAATTGCAGCGATGAAGCCAGTAGGTCTTGACAAAGACGATGTTGACCCAGCAATCGTACAAAAAGAAATCGAAATCGGTATGGAAGTTGCTCGTCAAGAAGGCAAACCAGAAGCGATGTTAGAAAAAATTGCAATGGGTAAATTGGGTAAATTCTACAAAGAGAACACTTTGTTGAACCAAGAATTCGTAAAAGATAACTCTATCACAATTGCTCAATTATTAGAAAAAACTGTAAAAGGCTTGAAAATCACAGCTTTCAAGAGAGTTCAAATCTAA
- a CDS encoding cysteine-rich CWC family protein, protein MEKHAPSSCPRCGKIFVCKANNIHQCDCQSISMTFEENQYIREMVKHDETFLCLACLNELKDEFKT, encoded by the coding sequence ATGGAAAAACATGCACCAAGTAGTTGCCCTAGATGTGGAAAAATATTTGTATGTAAAGCCAATAATATACACCAATGCGACTGCCAAAGTATTTCTATGACCTTCGAAGAAAATCAGTACATCAGAGAAATGGTCAAACATGATGAAACGTTTTTGTGCTTGGCTTGTTTAAATGAACTTAAAGACGAATTTAAAACCTGA
- a CDS encoding PAS domain-containing protein, with translation MEYLGIQARKKSVKVHSPLLSWSIAHPLLSKQLQIAEDIVQLAQLKKQYQWQIDFDFRNLLIENKSLVITNLYQEIIWVSKNFTNLTGYSAEEIVGHKPSMLQGEKTNEKNRKIIREKLTKFENFKSKVLNYRKNGEEYDCQIEIFPIQNRAGDFVHFLAIEKEIC, from the coding sequence ATGGAGTATTTAGGAATACAAGCACGAAAAAAAAGTGTCAAGGTACACTCTCCCCTATTGTCTTGGAGTATTGCCCACCCCTTACTTTCTAAACAACTTCAAATCGCTGAAGATATCGTGCAGCTTGCCCAATTAAAAAAGCAATACCAGTGGCAAATAGATTTTGATTTTAGAAATTTATTAATTGAAAATAAATCCTTAGTCATTACCAATCTTTACCAAGAAATTATCTGGGTGAGTAAGAATTTTACCAACCTAACGGGTTATTCAGCAGAAGAAATTGTAGGACATAAGCCATCTATGCTTCAGGGTGAAAAAACCAATGAAAAAAACAGAAAGATCATTCGTGAAAAGCTTACCAAGTTTGAAAATTTCAAATCAAAAGTCTTAAATTATCGAAAGAATGGAGAAGAATATGATTGCCAAATCGAAATATTTCCGATACAAAACCGAGCGGGCGATTTTGTTCATTTTCTAGCAATTGAAAAAGAAATATGTTGA
- a CDS encoding malectin domain-containing carbohydrate-binding protein yields MKKTIAVWIGILFYTISSVNAQSCNCSRTISASGIYNGQTMNVKPGEVICVQAGNYSLLRFVNFIGTASQPIIIKNCGGQVTIAHNQYYGALDFLGSKYFKVTGSGSTDIQYGFLIAGTGATASGLSIAGLSTNCEVERVEVKNTGFAGMLIKTDPNCDPSTWRSSFTMTDVSIHDNYVHDTGGEGLYIGNSFYNGEVITCSGQKRTVFPHLIEKLKIYNNTVVNTGADGIQYACAPDAEVYNNSVSNYGISPFEAFQNNGMQLGSVSGKFYGNKIKSGNGNGIQIVQPLGNLSVYNNIVESVGQNALFSDDRFSTNNLLIANNTFVKSGQDLMKIYGSTTSKRIYNNILAESSINSYIVYGLGAAADEKNNLKVNSATSVGFLSDKDFHLTINSPAINAGINPDFISLSTDIEGNKRPNGGFYDLGAYESMVNPPIFTPIGDKNLSASSSLKFNISASDPDGGVPKLAALNIPTYANFKDNGNGTGTFSATPQSSNMTFNVTFAASDTTGGVTNRTIQVRLYASIPTGQQTMYRVNAGGPAIGDSNGILTEDSNANPSPYTNVTAAGSTTSTSSVTTNKTSLPNQVFQTFRRDSQTGDDMRWNFPVYYDASWYILNLYFIESISSANRVFNILVEGNNVAPGFDIKALVGTKVAMKKSYYVYVSDGTLNIQFQRILDNPLVSAIEVISLGTSTPPNIRQDEPHDDNLPTYYEIVTNSHPNDHDIDLNANPLGIVAFPNPVQDILYLITSSTDPLKVTLINISGNVLWEGILNDENAQNSIPFGKYGAGIYEIIVTNDHKQWVGKIVKF; encoded by the coding sequence ATGAAAAAAACAATTGCCGTTTGGATAGGTATCCTTTTCTATACAATTTCAAGTGTAAACGCCCAATCTTGTAACTGTAGTCGAACAATTTCGGCCAGTGGCATTTACAATGGCCAAACAATGAATGTTAAACCAGGTGAAGTCATCTGCGTTCAGGCAGGAAACTACTCACTGCTTAGATTTGTCAATTTTATTGGTACTGCTTCTCAACCTATCATCATTAAAAACTGTGGGGGGCAAGTTACTATTGCTCATAATCAGTACTACGGAGCTTTAGACTTCTTAGGTTCTAAATATTTCAAGGTTACTGGAAGTGGAAGTACTGACATCCAGTACGGCTTTTTAATCGCTGGAACTGGAGCTACTGCTAGTGGCCTTTCAATCGCTGGTTTGAGTACAAACTGTGAGGTTGAGCGTGTAGAAGTAAAAAATACTGGTTTCGCAGGTATGCTCATTAAAACCGACCCTAATTGTGACCCTAGCACTTGGAGAAGCAGCTTCACTATGACTGATGTTTCGATTCACGATAATTACGTACATGATACGGGAGGCGAGGGTTTATACATTGGCAATAGTTTCTACAATGGTGAAGTCATCACTTGTAGTGGTCAGAAAAGGACTGTATTCCCCCACTTGATAGAGAAACTCAAAATTTACAACAATACCGTAGTCAATACGGGTGCTGATGGCATTCAGTATGCATGTGCACCTGACGCAGAAGTTTATAATAATTCCGTTAGCAATTATGGTATTTCACCTTTTGAGGCATTCCAAAATAATGGTATGCAATTAGGTTCTGTAAGTGGTAAATTCTACGGTAATAAAATTAAATCTGGCAATGGTAATGGTATTCAGATTGTACAACCTTTAGGTAATCTATCTGTATACAATAATATAGTTGAAAGTGTTGGCCAAAATGCTTTATTTAGCGATGACCGTTTTTCTACGAATAATCTCCTCATTGCTAATAATACCTTCGTAAAATCTGGTCAGGATTTAATGAAAATTTATGGTAGTACAACCAGTAAAAGAATATATAATAATATATTGGCAGAATCAAGCATCAATTCATATATAGTATACGGACTTGGTGCAGCTGCTGATGAGAAAAATAATCTGAAAGTAAATAGTGCAACCAGCGTAGGATTTCTCAGTGATAAAGATTTCCATCTTACTATAAACTCCCCTGCGATAAATGCTGGAATAAATCCTGATTTTATAAGTCTTTCAACTGATATTGAAGGAAATAAAAGACCCAATGGTGGTTTTTATGATCTCGGAGCCTATGAATCAATGGTAAATCCACCAATCTTTACCCCTATAGGTGATAAAAACTTATCGGCAAGTAGCTCATTGAAATTTAATATTTCAGCCTCTGACCCTGATGGTGGAGTGCCAAAGCTAGCCGCTTTAAATATTCCTACTTATGCTAATTTTAAAGATAATGGTAATGGAACTGGTACATTTAGTGCTACTCCACAATCGAGCAACATGACATTCAATGTAACGTTTGCGGCTTCTGATACCACTGGAGGTGTAACTAATCGCACGATTCAAGTTCGCCTTTATGCAAGCATACCTACCGGACAACAAACTATGTATAGAGTCAACGCTGGAGGACCAGCTATTGGTGATAGTAATGGCATACTTACAGAAGATAGCAATGCTAATCCTTCACCGTATACCAATGTTACCGCCGCTGGAAGTACAACTAGCACTAGTAGCGTAACAACCAATAAAACAAGTTTACCAAATCAAGTGTTTCAGACCTTCAGACGTGACAGCCAAACCGGTGATGACATGCGTTGGAATTTCCCTGTGTACTACGATGCGAGTTGGTATATATTAAACCTATATTTTATAGAAAGCATTAGTTCGGCAAATAGGGTATTTAATATCCTTGTTGAAGGTAATAATGTAGCTCCGGGCTTTGATATTAAAGCATTGGTGGGTACTAAAGTTGCGATGAAAAAAAGCTACTACGTTTATGTTTCCGATGGAACACTAAATATTCAATTCCAGAGAATTCTGGATAATCCACTTGTTTCGGCTATAGAAGTTATTTCGTTAGGAACAAGCACTCCTCCTAATATTCGTCAGGATGAGCCTCATGACGATAACTTACCAACATATTATGAAATAGTAACAAATAGTCATCCTAATGACCATGACATTGACCTTAATGCCAACCCTTTAGGAATAGTGGCTTTTCCGAATCCTGTTCAAGATATACTTTATCTAATCACTAGTAGCACTGACCCTCTTAAAGTAACTTTAATCAATATAAGTGGTAATGTTTTGTGGGAAGGTATACTAAACGATGAAAATGCACAAAACAGTATTCCTTTTGGGAAATATGGTGCTGGAATTTATGAAATTATAGTTACCAATGACCATAAACAGTGGGTTGGTAAAATCGTCAAATTCTAA